Proteins from a single region of Aquirhabdus parva:
- a CDS encoding bile acid:sodium symporter family protein, with translation MRRPRFLPDNFTLMLITAVILASVLPCQGVVAVGFDHLTNIAIGLLFFLHGAKLSREAALAGLTHWRLHLTVLACTFVMFPIFGLALRPLLEPLVTPALYLGILYICVLPSTVQSSIAFTSVAHGNIPAAVCSASASSIIGIFITPIMVGLLIMPHSGTGGYDSSSAVLQIIMLLLVPFILGQIARRWIYAWIQRHPILVKVVDQGSILLVVYTAFSQAVVEGLWHQLPLPALIGVAIVSAILLALMMLLTTYGSRLLGFNKEDEITIVFCGSKKSLASGVPMAKVLFVGHPIGMLVLPLMLFHQLQLMVCAVLAQRYANRLKHTPIESSDKSA, from the coding sequence ATGAGACGACCGCGCTTTTTACCGGATAACTTTACCTTAATGTTGATCACTGCGGTGATTCTGGCGAGTGTGCTGCCTTGTCAGGGCGTGGTTGCTGTTGGTTTTGATCATCTGACCAATATCGCCATAGGCTTACTGTTTTTCTTGCATGGTGCAAAACTGTCGCGCGAGGCGGCTTTGGCGGGTTTGACGCATTGGCGTTTACATTTGACGGTTTTGGCCTGTACCTTTGTGATGTTTCCAATTTTCGGGTTGGCTCTGCGCCCGCTCCTTGAGCCGTTGGTCACCCCAGCACTTTATTTAGGCATCCTCTATATCTGCGTGCTCCCGTCTACAGTTCAGTCATCCATCGCATTCACTTCGGTGGCGCATGGCAACATCCCCGCAGCGGTCTGTAGCGCATCGGCATCCAGCATCATCGGGATTTTTATCACGCCAATTATGGTTGGACTTTTGATCATGCCGCACTCAGGAACTGGCGGCTATGACTCCAGTTCGGCGGTGTTGCAAATCATTATGCTGCTGTTGGTCCCTTTCATTTTAGGGCAGATTGCGCGGCGCTGGATTTATGCTTGGATTCAACGTCATCCGATTTTGGTCAAAGTGGTGGATCAGGGATCCATTTTACTCGTGGTATATACAGCGTTTAGTCAGGCGGTGGTTGAAGGCTTATGGCATCAGCTACCATTACCGGCATTGATCGGTGTGGCTATTGTCAGTGCTATTTTATTAGCTCTGATGATGCTATTAACCACCTATGGCAGTCGTTTGCTCGGTTTTAATAAAGAAGATGAAATCACGATTGTGTTTTGCGGTTCAAAGAAAAGTCTAGCGAGCGGTGTACCAATGGCAAAAGTCTTGTTCGTCGGACACCCTATTGGGATGTTGGTTCTACCGCTAATGTTGTTTCATCAACTGCAACTCATGGTGTGTGCTGTGCTGGCGCAGCGTTATGCCAATCGTTTAAAGCATACGCCAATCGAATCGAGCGATAAATCTGCTTAG
- a CDS encoding TetR family transcriptional regulator — MSLRDERKQQSRQALLDAALSLSSEGGRSFGTISLREVAREAGLVPTAFYRHFQDMDELGADLVDYVSGTLHRLRMSLRDGFALSSSKPIKTSTTRDSIERFFQAIAKQPNYWAFLVRERWGASVVVRRAIDKEVRFFTVDMAEDLHKLPAFSLLEREDLTIISEVLVNLAFTWAMTWITLPSSDEELSLEEQQEQLMQRATRQAQLLNRGVSNWQSNPELITAKV; from the coding sequence ATGTCTTTACGCGACGAGCGCAAACAGCAAAGTAGACAAGCCTTGCTTGATGCCGCGCTTAGCTTGAGTAGTGAAGGCGGACGGTCTTTTGGTACGATTAGTCTGCGTGAGGTTGCACGCGAGGCGGGGCTTGTTCCTACAGCGTTTTATCGACATTTTCAGGATATGGACGAGCTCGGAGCCGATTTAGTCGACTATGTCTCAGGCACCCTCCATCGTTTACGCATGAGCCTGCGAGATGGTTTTGCCCTGTCATCCAGCAAACCGATCAAGACTTCCACAACGCGAGATAGCATCGAACGTTTCTTTCAAGCAATTGCCAAACAGCCGAACTATTGGGCCTTTCTGGTTCGTGAGCGCTGGGGAGCATCGGTTGTGGTGCGCCGTGCGATTGATAAAGAAGTGCGTTTTTTTACGGTGGATATGGCAGAGGATCTGCATAAGCTGCCAGCATTCTCCTTGCTTGAGCGAGAAGATCTGACAATTATCTCTGAGGTGCTGGTTAACCTTGCCTTTACATGGGCGATGACCTGGATCACCTTACCCTCATCGGATGAAGAGCTTTCTCTTGAAGAGCAGCAAGAACAATTGATGCAGCGCGCTACGCGTCAAGCTCAGCTTCTTAATCGCGGTGTTTCAAATTGGCAAAGTAATCCTGAGCTGATCACTGCAAAGGTGTAA
- the ubiG gene encoding bifunctional 2-polyprenyl-6-hydroxyphenol methylase/3-demethylubiquinol 3-O-methyltransferase UbiG, translated as MTTLDAAPDSQLNSADTAEAKPRTVHNVDAQEIAKFEALASKWWDANSEFRPLHQINPLRLNWISDHVDASIGLAGKRVLDVGCGGGILAESMARRGADVLGIDMGLAPLAVGRLHAEQENVQGIEYRQIPVEELAAEMPEQFDVVTCMEMLEHVPDPASIVEACMRLVKPGGYVFFSTINRNPKSYLFAIIGAEYVLRMLPRGTHEYQKFIRPSELAGFIRDAGLTLQDMIGLHFNPLTQNYWLAPNVDVNYMLATRKVAP; from the coding sequence ATGACTACATTAGATGCCGCACCAGATTCCCAATTAAATTCCGCCGATACTGCTGAAGCGAAGCCGCGTACGGTACACAATGTCGATGCACAAGAGATTGCAAAATTTGAGGCATTGGCATCGAAGTGGTGGGATGCAAACTCTGAATTTCGTCCACTGCATCAGATCAATCCTTTACGTCTCAACTGGATCAGTGATCATGTTGATGCAAGTATTGGCTTAGCGGGTAAGCGGGTACTGGATGTGGGCTGTGGCGGAGGGATTTTGGCTGAGTCGATGGCAAGACGTGGCGCAGATGTATTGGGTATTGATATGGGGCTCGCTCCTCTGGCGGTAGGGCGCCTACATGCCGAGCAAGAAAATGTACAAGGGATCGAGTATCGTCAGATTCCGGTTGAAGAGCTTGCAGCAGAGATGCCAGAACAGTTTGATGTCGTGACTTGTATGGAGATGCTGGAGCATGTGCCAGATCCGGCATCTATTGTGGAAGCCTGTATGAGATTGGTAAAACCGGGTGGTTATGTGTTCTTTTCGACCATCAACCGCAATCCAAAGTCATATTTATTTGCCATTATTGGGGCGGAATATGTTTTGCGGATGCTGCCGCGCGGAACCCATGAATATCAGAAGTTTATCCGCCCTTCTGAGCTTGCAGGTTTTATTCGTGATGCTGGGCTTACGCTCCAAGACATGATCGGACTGCACTTTAATCCGTTGACCCAGAACTACTGGTTAGCGCCGAATGTGGATGTGAACTACATGTTGGCAACCCGTAAGGTTGCCCCATGA
- the gph gene encoding phosphoglycolate phosphatase (PGP is an essential enzyme in the glycolate salvage pathway in higher organisms (photorespiration in plants). Phosphoglycolate results from the oxidase activity of RubisCO in the Calvin cycle when concentrations of carbon dioxide are low relative to oxygen. This enzyme is a member of the Haloacid Dehalogenase (HAD) superfamily of aspartate-nucleophile hydrolase enzymes (PF00702).), producing MKAVLFDLDGTLIDTAPDFIRIIKELCAEASVTPPADEVIRVQVSEGSKAMVRALHPELSDDSPELIGYRNEFLRRYAENIAVHTTLFDGMDEVLRALEAKGIPWGIVTNKPRGLSALLLEAMHLSERCAVLVCPDDVRHTKPDPEPMYLAAKILGISPEDIVYVGDHPRDIDAGRAAGMQTILAAYGYLPPERADDLASWQADFIVHHAKELQALWAA from the coding sequence ATTAAAGCGGTACTGTTTGATTTGGACGGTACGTTGATTGATACCGCGCCTGATTTTATTCGGATCATCAAGGAGCTCTGTGCCGAGGCTTCGGTCACTCCTCCTGCTGATGAGGTGATCCGCGTTCAAGTCTCCGAAGGCTCTAAAGCGATGGTTCGCGCGTTACATCCAGAACTCAGCGACGATAGTCCTGAATTAATCGGTTATCGCAACGAGTTTCTGCGTCGCTATGCTGAAAACATTGCGGTGCATACCACGTTGTTTGACGGTATGGATGAGGTATTACGGGCTTTGGAAGCAAAGGGTATTCCGTGGGGTATCGTCACCAATAAGCCACGGGGATTATCGGCGTTATTGCTTGAAGCTATGCATTTAAGTGAGCGCTGTGCAGTGTTGGTCTGCCCGGATGATGTTCGACATACCAAGCCGGATCCAGAGCCGATGTATTTGGCGGCGAAGATTTTGGGTATTTCGCCTGAGGACATCGTGTATGTCGGTGATCATCCGCGCGATATCGATGCCGGACGTGCGGCTGGTATGCAGACGATTTTAGCGGCTTATGGCTATTTGCCGCCTGAGCGAGCCGATGATTTAGCCAGTTGGCAGGCAGATTTTATCGTCCATCATGCCAAAGAGTTACAGGCATTATGGGCGGCTTGA
- a CDS encoding fatty acid desaturase family protein — protein sequence MSTLYPEARFNRKSRVLSPEEVAEFGRRIDALRDATRAKIGEQDAKYIYRVRNFVRYTEIASRSALMFGGWIPPVWLLASVTLGVSKIVENMELGHNVMHGQFDWMNDPSMNGANYDWDTVCSGEDWKHTHNFMHHTYTNVLGVDHDIGYGVLRMTDSQEWKPRNLANLPMAFTLMVGFEWLLALQNLHLEDFLDGKAPLTKVLSKGGSFAKKATRQFTKDYVVFPVLAGPMFLPVLAGNVTANLIRNVWAFSIIFCGHFTEDVEMFENNLDKETKAEWYLRQLKGSSNMIGGKVFNFLTGNLSFQIEHHMFPDMPANRYVEMAPEVQKICAEFGQHYNTGSFAKQMTGVVKRIAIHSLPNETVKSIRTTLNLQAEKKGITGKVFKRLAKAAEYAPL from the coding sequence ATGAGTACATTGTATCCTGAAGCTCGTTTTAACCGTAAAAGCCGTGTGTTGTCCCCAGAAGAAGTCGCAGAGTTTGGTCGTCGTATCGACGCCCTGCGTGATGCAACCCGCGCCAAGATCGGGGAACAAGACGCCAAATACATCTACCGTGTGCGTAACTTCGTGCGTTACACAGAAATCGCGAGTCGCAGTGCATTGATGTTTGGCGGTTGGATTCCGCCTGTCTGGTTATTGGCATCAGTAACCCTTGGCGTGTCCAAAATTGTAGAAAACATGGAACTCGGTCATAACGTCATGCACGGTCAATTTGACTGGATGAACGATCCGAGCATGAATGGCGCGAACTACGACTGGGACACTGTATGTTCAGGCGAAGACTGGAAACACACCCATAATTTTATGCATCACACATATACCAATGTGTTGGGTGTAGACCACGATATCGGCTATGGCGTACTGCGCATGACTGATAGCCAAGAATGGAAACCGCGTAATCTGGCCAATTTGCCAATGGCATTTACCTTGATGGTCGGCTTTGAATGGTTATTGGCTTTGCAAAACTTGCATCTAGAAGATTTCTTAGATGGCAAAGCACCCTTAACGAAGGTGCTCTCAAAAGGCGGCAGCTTTGCCAAGAAAGCGACCCGTCAATTTACCAAGGACTATGTGGTATTCCCAGTGCTTGCAGGTCCAATGTTCTTGCCAGTACTTGCAGGTAACGTGACAGCCAACCTGATTCGTAATGTCTGGGCTTTCTCGATTATTTTCTGTGGTCATTTCACCGAAGACGTCGAAATGTTTGAAAACAATCTGGATAAAGAAACCAAGGCCGAATGGTATCTGCGTCAGTTGAAAGGCTCAAGCAATATGATCGGCGGCAAGGTTTTCAACTTCTTAACCGGTAATTTGAGCTTCCAGATCGAACATCATATGTTCCCTGATATGCCAGCTAACCGCTATGTGGAAATGGCGCCTGAAGTGCAAAAAATCTGTGCTGAGTTTGGTCAACACTACAATACTGGTAGCTTTGCTAAACAAATGACGGGTGTGGTGAAGCGTATCGCGATTCACTCTCTGCCGAACGAAACTGTAAAAAGCATTCGTACGACATTGAACCTGCAAGCTGAGAAAAAAGGCATTACCGGTAAAGTATTCAAACGCTTAGCGAAAGCAGCAGAATACGCACCGCTGTAA
- a CDS encoding thiol:disulfide interchange protein DsbA/DsbL has product MTTPRSFIKKSLFAAVVTLTFASLTGAANAATEAFTAGKDYKVLSNPGPVDKPGQIEVREFFWYGCPHCFRLDPFVQQWLKTKPSDVNFVRTPAALNPLWEQNARGFYAVDMLGQTEKVHSALFNAIQVKEQRLFDQPSLASFYASQGIDANKFNGLYNSFAVTGKVAQSRKLAIQYQLEGVPAVVVNGKYVVQGEDGKVLEVVNFLVNKERTAKK; this is encoded by the coding sequence ATGACTACACCACGCAGTTTTATCAAAAAATCCCTCTTTGCAGCAGTCGTCACTCTCACCTTCGCAAGCCTAACAGGCGCAGCCAATGCTGCCACTGAAGCGTTCACAGCAGGTAAAGATTACAAAGTCCTATCTAATCCGGGGCCAGTCGACAAGCCTGGTCAAATCGAAGTTCGCGAGTTCTTCTGGTATGGCTGCCCACACTGCTTCCGCCTTGATCCCTTCGTTCAGCAATGGCTTAAAACCAAGCCTTCTGATGTGAACTTTGTACGGACACCGGCTGCGCTAAACCCACTATGGGAACAAAATGCACGCGGTTTCTACGCAGTAGACATGCTGGGACAAACCGAAAAAGTTCACAGCGCGCTGTTTAACGCGATCCAAGTGAAGGAGCAGCGTTTGTTTGATCAACCTTCACTGGCATCATTCTATGCAAGTCAAGGCATCGATGCGAACAAATTCAATGGCCTGTATAATTCATTTGCAGTCACCGGTAAGGTCGCTCAATCTAGAAAATTAGCGATTCAGTATCAACTTGAAGGCGTACCTGCCGTTGTCGTAAATGGCAAATACGTTGTACAGGGTGAAGACGGTAAAGTTCTGGAAGTCGTAAACTTCCTCGTGAATAAAGAACGCACAGCGAAGAAATAA
- a CDS encoding ferredoxin reductase: MKAPAAANCTWQAKGNDMQATLTSSTNYQPAAYKPHWVREDFVDFVLAKINPLWTVTRTMARVENIEYIEDDMVKVTLSTNHLLNRRFKTFKAGQFIMLTVTIAGVRHQRAYSLVNTPENYAKTGRLVIGVKRQGRVSNYLAKQAKIGDVLEIAPASGEFMLTEEATPALFISAGSGITPIVPMIQQALERSKLPVTLIYYSRDPAFRMELETLAAAYPQFDLNIIVDSAEKPAFFDVETLERICPDAATRETYVCAAPGLMTATRKIWESFGWSDKMRQESFLPIKVDENAEAQLVNFRRSQREFEAKGNLLASAEAAGLTPTYGCRMGVCNACVCTKVSGSVRNQVTGEINDQNNVQIKLCVNAAISEVVIDL, encoded by the coding sequence ATGAAAGCGCCAGCCGCAGCAAACTGCACATGGCAAGCCAAGGGGAATGATATGCAAGCCACTCTTACCAGCAGCACAAACTATCAACCAGCCGCTTATAAGCCGCACTGGGTCCGTGAAGATTTTGTCGATTTTGTTTTAGCAAAGATCAATCCACTGTGGACCGTCACACGTACGATGGCTCGTGTTGAGAACATCGAATACATCGAAGACGACATGGTGAAAGTGACGTTATCAACCAATCATTTGTTGAATCGTCGCTTCAAGACTTTTAAAGCAGGTCAATTCATCATGTTGACCGTAACCATCGCAGGTGTCCGTCATCAGCGTGCTTATAGCTTGGTCAATACACCAGAAAACTACGCCAAGACAGGTCGTTTGGTCATTGGAGTTAAACGCCAAGGCCGTGTTTCAAATTATCTGGCAAAACAAGCCAAGATTGGTGATGTCCTTGAGATTGCACCTGCTTCAGGTGAGTTCATGCTGACTGAGGAAGCCACGCCTGCTCTGTTCATCTCTGCAGGTAGCGGTATTACCCCGATCGTCCCGATGATTCAGCAAGCGCTGGAACGTTCAAAGCTTCCTGTGACGCTAATTTACTACTCACGTGATCCTGCTTTCCGCATGGAACTTGAGACATTGGCAGCCGCTTACCCACAATTCGACTTGAATATCATCGTTGACTCTGCTGAAAAACCAGCCTTCTTCGATGTCGAAACCTTAGAGCGGATCTGCCCTGACGCTGCAACTCGCGAAACTTATGTTTGTGCAGCCCCAGGCCTCATGACAGCAACCCGTAAAATTTGGGAATCCTTTGGCTGGTCAGACAAGATGCGTCAAGAAAGCTTCTTGCCAATCAAAGTCGATGAAAATGCCGAAGCACAATTGGTGAACTTCCGCCGTAGCCAACGTGAATTCGAAGCCAAAGGTAACCTGCTCGCTTCTGCCGAAGCCGCCGGACTGACCCCGACTTATGGTTGCCGCATGGGTGTATGTAATGCCTGTGTCTGTACCAAGGTTTCAGGCTCTGTACGTAATCAGGTTACTGGTGAAATTAACGATCAAAATAATGTCCAAATCAAGCTTTGCGTCAATGCAGCGATCAGTGAAGTGGTCATTGATCTGTAA
- a CDS encoding YciK family oxidoreductase — MYLPIDLSTYHAEPDLLKNRVILVTGAGDGIGRAAALAFAKHGATVLLLGRTLSKLEAVYDEIEKQGGAQPALLPLNLATAKLDDYLSIQRTIDEEIGRLDGILHNAAILGPLTPLQMYDPTIWDDVMNTNLRAPFQLTQALLPTLRKSDDASVIFTSSSVGRTVKAFWGAYAISKQGIEGLSHLFADELANTSNIRFNCLNPGATRTQMRASAYPSENPNTLPKPEDIMASYLYLIGPDSKGVTGQSLDVPRAEWSKD; from the coding sequence ATGTATCTCCCTATAGATTTATCGACGTATCATGCAGAACCAGATTTACTGAAAAATCGAGTCATTTTGGTGACAGGTGCAGGTGATGGGATTGGCCGAGCGGCGGCATTGGCCTTTGCTAAACATGGTGCAACCGTACTGCTCTTGGGGCGAACACTGAGTAAGCTCGAAGCAGTTTACGATGAGATCGAGAAGCAGGGTGGGGCACAGCCCGCGCTTTTGCCCCTCAATCTCGCTACTGCGAAACTCGATGATTATTTGTCGATTCAGCGCACGATTGATGAAGAGATTGGTCGTTTGGATGGCATCTTACATAACGCTGCGATACTGGGACCTCTAACACCCTTGCAGATGTATGACCCCACCATCTGGGATGACGTGATGAATACCAATCTACGCGCGCCTTTCCAATTGACACAAGCGCTGCTGCCGACTTTGCGAAAGTCCGACGATGCCTCGGTGATTTTCACATCGAGCAGTGTGGGTCGGACTGTGAAGGCGTTTTGGGGCGCGTATGCGATCTCTAAACAAGGGATTGAAGGTTTAAGTCATTTATTTGCCGATGAGCTTGCCAATACCTCGAATATTCGTTTTAACTGTCTGAATCCTGGCGCCACACGGACACAGATGCGTGCGTCAGCTTACCCCAGTGAAAATCCGAACACGCTGCCTAAGCCTGAAGATATTATGGCATCATATTTGTACCTGATCGGCCCAGATAGTAAAGGGGTTACTGGTCAATCCTTAGATGTGCCTCGCGCTGAGTGGTCAAAAGACTAA